From Ignavibacteria bacterium:
TGGAAGAGAGAAAGGAAATGATTATTTAAACGTTGTTGAGTTGATAAAAAAAAATGTTCGCGATATTATTGCAATCGGTGAAAGTGCGGAAAAAATTTTCCAATTCTTTTCTGGATTTGTAAACGTTGAAATTGTTTTATCAATGAATGAAGCAGTACAGAAAGCGAAAACGAAATCTCGACGCGGCGATATTGTTCTTCTGTCTCCCGCGTGTAAAAGTTTTGATTGGTATTTGAATTTTGAAGAACGGGGAAACGATTTTAAGAATCTTGTCAAGAGTTTATGAAATATACATTTCGCCATATAGATAAATGGTTGTTTTTTACCGTACTTGTATTGATGGGTTTCAGTATCCTTGTTATTTATAGTATTGGTGCAGGAATTGCGTTGGCGAAAAACAATCCCCAGGGAACAACGGATTTGCTTTACAGTCAAATACTCCGTGTAGGAATTGGGTTGCTTGCATTATGCGCAGGAATGTTCATTCCTTATCAGTGGTATAGTATGTTTCCTAAGAATATTTTCAAATATAGAAATCGTGATGTTACATCGCGTTCAGAAATTCCGATTGCATTGTGGTTATTGCTTGGAACAATTGTATTACTCGTGATAGTATTGGTTTGGGGAAACGGTGCAAACAATACGAATCGGTTTCTCTCGTTAGGATTCATAAGTTTTCAGCCATCGGAAATTGCGCGATATGTTTTGATAATTTATCTTGCGTGGAGTTTATCGAGAAAAAACGAATACAGCATCAGAAATTTTTGGTGGGGATTTATACCAAAAATTTTCCCCGTTGCAATTATTATTGGCTTGATAATTCTCGAACCACACTTCAGTGTTTCCGGAATTATGCTGATTGTTAGTTGTGGAATGTTATACGTTGCACGAGCGCGATTTGCACATTTATTCATAGTATTTGCTTTGTTACTGTTTTTTGCCGGCGTGTGGCTCTCGTTTAATCCGTATGCGATGCAACGTATCGTAAGTAAGTTTGATAGAAAAATAGAACACACCAAAAGCGATTATCAAATACGTCAATCGCTGATAGCGTTTGGCAGCGGCGGAATTCTAGGAGTCGCTCCCGGTGAAAGTAAACAGCGTGATCTTTTTTTACCGGAACCGATGGGAGATTTTGTTTATGCAATTATTGGCGAAGAATATGGGTTTCTGGGAACAACATCGCTGGCATTTGCATTTTTGTTTGTTGTATTAAGCGGAATAACAATTGCTTCAAGAACAACTGACGATTATGC
This genomic window contains:
- a CDS encoding cell division protein FtsW gives rise to the protein MKYTFRHIDKWLFFTVLVLMGFSILVIYSIGAGIALAKNNPQGTTDLLYSQILRVGIGLLALCAGMFIPYQWYSMFPKNIFKYRNRDVTSRSEIPIALWLLLGTIVLLVIVLVWGNGANNTNRFLSLGFISFQPSEIARYVLIIYLAWSLSRKNEYSIRNFWWGFIPKIFPVAIIIGLIILEPHFSVSGIMLIVSCGMLYVARARFAHLFIVFALLLFFAGVWLSFNPYAMQRIVSKFDRKIEHTKSDYQIRQSLIAFGSGGILGVAPGESKQRDLFLPEPMGDFVYAIIGEEYGFLGTTSLAFAFLFVVLSGITIASRTTDDYAKFLALGLTANIGIQTFVNMAVTLDVFFLTGLPLPFISYGGTSMFASSFAVGILLNISSQSRQRELNDRASNNETIGEITPSPWQTE